Proteins encoded within one genomic window of Pongo abelii isolate AG06213 chromosome 18, NHGRI_mPonAbe1-v2.0_pri, whole genome shotgun sequence:
- the LOC100458004 gene encoding uncharacterized protein LOC100458004, with translation MLPQCGGRAPRLLVPRPPSSSRAPLRGDWVGGRARAHLGPSSQGSLARSGTRAQKGGKGEETRRGPAPAGLTPSACLYGRAPTASRTGPGPRLRVRAQHPGKHTDADGGWEKGQTLLPANRRRRRSRGLTKMAATVSAATTTTTTTTRSESLPPARPVFSRETITQ, from the exons ATGCTTCCCCA ATGTGGTGGGCGCGCGCCCCGACTACTCGTCCCACGCCCCCCTTCCTCTTCCCGCGCGCCCCTGAGGGGCGACTGGGTTGGTGGGCGGGCAAGAGCGCACCTGGGTCCGTCCTCTCAGGGCTCGCTCGCTCGCTCAGGCACGCGTGCGCAGAAGGGCgggaagggagaggagacacGCCGGGGCCCAGCGCCGGCCGGCCTGACCCCCTCAGCCTGTCTCTATGGGCGCGCGCCGACAGCCTCGCGCACCGGCCCGGGGCCCCGGCTGAGGGTGCGCGCGCAGCACCCcgggaag CACACAGATGCGGACGGTGGGTGGGAAAAAGGGCAGACGCTACTCCCAGCgaaccgccgccgccgccgctcccgAGGCCTCACCAAAATGGCCGCCACCGTCTcggccgccaccaccaccactaccaccaccactcgCTCGGAATCGCTACCGCCGGCGCGGCCCGTCTTCTCGCGAGAGACA ATCACCCAGTAA